Below is a window of Haloglycomyces albus DSM 45210 DNA.
CGATCACCATCACCCCACAGGTGCGGGAGGCACTGGGGTTGGACGCGTCGGTCACCGAATTGACACCGCCGCAGTTGATACAGGCGATCCTGCGAGCGCCGGTCGACCTCCTGTGGAACGGGGGAATCGGTACCTACGTCAAGTCCTCCGTCGAGACGAACGCCGCCGCCGGGGACAAGGCGAACGACAACGTCCGGGTCGATGGTAAGGAATTGCGCTGCACCGTTGTCGGTGAGGGCGGTAATCTGGGGTTGACTCAGTTGGGCCGCATTGAATATGCCCAGACCGGAGGTCGTATCACCACCGATTTCATTGACAATTCGGGTGGTGTGGACACGTCGGACCACGAGGTCAACATCAAGATTCTGCTCCGTACCGCGATGCTGCGTGGGCGGATCGAACCGGAGGCTCGCGACGAGCTGTTCATGGACATGGCGGATACCGTCGCGAACATGGTTCTGGGGGACAACTACCAGCAGAACCTGGCGTTGGCGTCGGCGACACAGCAGTCAGCTCGGTTGTTGCCGGTACACGTTCGCCTCATGAAGCACTTGGAGCGCGTTGCCGGTCTGGATCGCGAGATCGAGGGTCTGCCGAGCGACAAGCAGTTGAAGGATCGTGCCGCGCGCGGGCAGGGTCTGATGGAGCCGGAATTCGCCGTTCTGTTGTCGTACGTCAAGATTCATGCCAAGCGGGAGGTCAATGCTTCCAACCTTCCCGACGAAGCGTGGACCGACCAGGTACTGTACGACTACTTTCCCGGTCCATTGCAGGAATCCTATCGGGACCTGATGGACAAACACCCGTTGCGGCGGGAAATCGTCACCACGGCGGTGGTCAATGAGTGCGTGAACCGTTGCGGCACGACCTTCCTGTACCGAATCGCGGACGAGACCGGCGCGGAGCTGGTGGATATCGTGCGGGCGTACTTGATCATTCGTGACGCCTTCGGACTCCCGAAGCTGTGGCGGCGGATCCAGGATCTGGACAATCGTGCCGCGCAATCGGCTCAGATCGCGGCACTATTGGTGCTACGGCGTGCCCTGGATCGTGGGGTCCGGTGGCTGATTCAGCATCGGCGTGCGCCGTTGAGCGTGGAGACGGCACGGGAACGTCTGGTTCCGGCGATTCGTTCGTTGCTGCCGAACTTGAACGAATACCTGGTTGGTTCGGAGGCCGACGGCTTTGAGGAGTTCAAGGCGCAGTTGGTGGACAAAGGTATCGAACCGCAGCTGGCCGATGAGGTGTCGTCGCCGGTCTACGGTTTTGGTTTGGTCGATGTGGCGGATGTGTCGCGGCACCTGGGCGTTGACCCGACACGGACGGCACGGGTCTACTACCACATTGCCGCCGAACTCGGTGCGGACGCGATCTTGAACCAGATTTCGGCTCTGCCGCGCCGTAATCGGTGGCAGTCGTTGGCGCGTGGGGCGCTGCGATACGACTTGTACGGTGCGTTGGCCAGTTTGACCGCCGCGATTGAGTCGGAGTTGGACGGTCGTACTCCGGCGGATGCGGTCGCCGACTGGGCCAAGGGGCTGGGTAGCACCATGGACCGAATCCGACAGGGTGCCGCAGAAGCGGAGCATTCCGACGAAAAGCTGGCCGTCCTGTCAGTGGTTCTGCGTCAGATCCGTTCTTTGATCGAGACCGCGGACAACTAGAAATCGAACAGCATTTACTGAGGTGGATTCGAATAGTGCCGTCCGGATGGCACGGCACGTGCCTTTTCAGACAGAGGCCCGGGAACACTAAGTGTCCTTTCGAATCCACCTCAGTGCTTTTCACGGGGGAGCACGTTTCGGATATATCGGACGCATAAAGTCTCCGATCGGTAATGCCCGGTGAAATGAAGCATGTCTGTCATGCCTACTGGATTATAGTTTAATTGCAGTTCACGGCCATTGTTTCTGATGTTGCGTGCACATTGTGGTGTATTACTGCGCGTTTTCCGGCATGGGCGAGCATTAAGTTGCAGTCACTGGGGGCCATTTCCTCATGAGCGTCAAGCTGCGATAATATCGGAAAGTGACGAGACTTGATCTTGTTTTCCATAAGTGAAGAGCCGATAAGTACCGTTTATCATCACAGATAAATATGATGAGATACCGCCCTTGCCCCCTGGAACCAGGTTTGTGCCACATAGGAGCAAAATAATGGCCGATAAACGCACCCCGGGTGTCCCGAAGCTACTGCGTGTGCTCAACGATCAAGCCGCGATGAAATTGTTGATGGAAAAGGGACCGCAAACCCGTGCGCAGCTGGCGGAACATACGAATATGTCCAAGGTGACCGCTTCGCAGATCGTGGAGCGTCTGCAACGTCGCGGTCTCGTAGAAATCGTGGGCACGAAGTCCGGGGGGCGTGGACCGAACGCCGCTTTGTACGCGCCGGTCGCCAGTTATACCTATGTTGTCGGAGTCGACGCGGGGCCGCACTCGGCCCGAGCCGCGTGTGCGGACTTTGCCGGACGCATCGTGGGCGAGGCCCATGCGGAGGTGGGCGGCTCCAGCGAACCGGTCTCGGTGGTTCGGGGCGTGGTTCACGAAGCCGTCGCCAACGCCAATACCGACCTGAGTAAGGTCAGCCGTATTGTTCTGGGGACCCCCGGGGTCATCGACCCCGAAAGCGGCGAGATCGGCTTCTCCTGGGACCTGCCGGCATGGCATCGTGGGCTACTCACCGCCCTGAATCAGGAATTCAAGCCGGAAGTCAGCATTGAAAACGACGTCAATCTGGCGACCATCGCCGAACAACGCTACGGCGTGGCGGCCGGGGCCAGCGATTTTCTCTACACCTGGTATGGCCAGGGAATCGGTCTGGGCGTTATTCTGAACAACGAACTCTACCGGGGGCGCACCGGTGCGGCAGGGGAAATGGGTTTTCTCCCCGTTCCGGGCGGTGAAGTCCCCAGCAGTGGTGTGGTGACTCGACTCAGCCAAGGCTCCTACCAACGGGTTCTCGGTGGCGAGGCCATCGCGTCGCTGGCAGACGACCACGGTTATGACACGACCGATCCCGCCGAGATTTGTCAGCGAGCCCTGTCCGATGGGGATAACGGCAGTGCGCTCTTGGATGAACTGGCACGCCGCATCGCCTACGGGGTGGCCGCCTCCTGCATCGTTCTGGACCCGGCGGTCGTCGTGCTGGGCGGACCGATCGGATATGCGGGTGGTTTGGAACTGGCCGAACGGGTGGCGGCTCAGACCGCCCAGATCGCTCCGGTCAACCCGAACGTAGTGGCGGGCACCGTTTCCGAGGACACCGTTTTGCGCGGTGCGATCCGCGCCGGACTGGACGTCGTGGGCAATCAACTCTTCGAAAGCTGAACGTGCGAGCGGGGTGACCCCGCCCGCACGTACTCGATCCGGTTGCTCGGTGATCGGTCGTGCCACCGGAACGACCATGTGTCGGTTAGGAAATGTCGCGCTTGCTGAACGAAAAGGACGATATTGCCAGCAGGACGCCGGTGACGATGAGCATTCCGATCCCCACGGAACCGTAGGTCAGGGTCATTTCCTCCGCTTTGACCGGACCGGGTTCGAACGGCCCGGTATCGGGCCAGTGTTGCAGCGTGACCTCCCCGTCAAGCCATGCCTGCGTCCAGATGGTCACCGACCACAGCTCGGGGTACTTCACTTGTAGCGCGAGGGCGGCGAAACCGACCAGCATCGTATTGAGGATCAACAGTGCGGCTACGATTCCTCCGGCGATGGCGGTGTGGCGGCCCAAATAGGTGATCGTGGTACCGAACATCGTCATGAACAGTCCGAGAACGACGGCTCGTACCGTCCCGGCGAGGAGGTCGGACCACCACTCTCCGTCCAATGTGCCGATTTCCCCTTGCAGAGCCGCTGCGGCGTACAGCGCGAGGAATACGACGGCAATAAAGGCGGTCAGCGCCACAACGGTGACGGTCAGAGCGGCAGCGAGTTTACTGTAGAACACCTGCATTCGGTTGGGATGCCACAGCAGGAGGTTCGATATGCCACCGGAACGCCATTCGGCACCGATCAGTGAGGACGCCAAGATCAACATCAACAATCCGGCTATGACGGTGAGAGGTAGGATATAACCGGGCGCGTTCTCAGAAAAGTTGAAGGTCGAGATGACCAGATCGTAATAGTCCTCTTTGTCGTCCGAGTAGCCCATGTGCTCACATGGTTCTTGCACCGCTTCGCCACTGTGGGGATCGGTTTGCTCGGTTGGAGGGTTTTCCTCGCACTCTTCGATTCGTTGTTGGTCGTTTTCCCACATCCGTTCGGCTTCGGCGCGTTGGGAGGCAGTGGGCTCGGCCTGACTGGTCAGGGCGGTCAATCCGGATACCAATAGTACGATTCCCAGCGCGAGAATCATGAAAACCCAGGTCAAGCGGCGATGGGTTATTCGTCTTAGTTCGGCGAGAAAAAGGTTCATTGTCCCCTCCTGGGGAGTCAAAGTATTCGGCGGATTATTGATTCTTGTAGGTGGAGTGTCTCAACGGTGGTTGTCGGCCGTTATGTGCGACGTACGTGGACGTCCCGGAAAGCAAGGAACGTACGAGCAGAATCCTGTCCGCTCGCACGTGTCGGCGATAGCGCGTGGAGGCCACGCCTTGGAACGCCGACTTTCGTGATCCACGATTGGCGAACCCTTAGGCGATGTCCCGCTTGCGGAACGTCCATGAGGACAGGGCCAGCAGGACGACGGTTGTCACCAGCATCGCAATCCCGACCGTTCCGTAGGTGAGCGTCATGGTTTCCGGTTCCGTAACGACGTCGGCTGATTCGGGAAAGTGCGTCAGGGTCAACTCGCCGTCGAACCAGGCGTTCACCCACGTGTTGAGCGACCACATCTGGGGGTACTTCAACTCCAGAGCCAGTCTGGCGAATCCGACCATCAGCATGTTGAGGATCAGGGTCGCGGCCACGACCCCTCCGGCGATGGCGGTGTGGCGACCCAGATAGGTGATCGTGATTCCGAACAGTGCCATGAACATGCTCAGTACCACCGCGCGTCCTGCCTTGGGAAGAAATGCGGCCCACCATTCTCCATCCAAGGTGCCGACGTCCCCTCTCACAGCCGCTGCCACGTAGTAGGCGAGAAATACGATCACAATGAGAGCAGACAATGCGACGGTACAGGCGATGAGACTAGCGGTCAGTTTGCTCCACAGGACCTTCATGCGAGTGGGGTGCCACAGCAGGAGGTTCGACATGCCTCCGGAGCGCCACTCGGCGCCGATCAACGACGATCCGAGAATCAACATCAGGAGTCCGCCGACCACCGTCAAGCGAAGAATGAAGTACGGGGCCTCATCGGAGAAGACGAACGTCGAGGTGAACATGTCGTAGTAGTCTTCTTTGCTCTGCGAATAGGCCCTGTCCTCGCAGGTGAAATCCGGATCATCGTTTGCGGGCGGAGGACTCTCTTGGCACTCCGCTACACGTTCCTGGTCGGCCGCCCACACTTCTTCCGCATTGGCCAACTGGCTGGGAGTGGGTTCCGTGTGGCTGGTCAGGGCGGTCATTCCCGACGCCAGCAGGACGATACCCAGTGCAATGGCCATGAATATCCACGTGAGCCGGCGGTGAGTGATGCGTCGCAGTTCGGCGAGAAAAAGGTTCACTGCGCCACCTCTCGTGAAGCGGGAGTCTCCTCGTGCGCAACATCGCCGCCATCGTGGATGGACTGTCCCACCGGTACGGCCTCGCCGTTCTGCGGTGCGGTTCCGGTAAGCTCCAAGAAGACCGCTTCCAGGTTCTTAGATTCCGACGACAAGTGGGTCAAGTAGACTCCCCCGTCGGCGAGGTGTCGGGTGACCTCCGATGGATCGTTGATTCCGCTGACTCGGAAGTAGTCGTCGCCGTTGCGCGATACGGAGGCCCCCTCCAGGCTCTGGAGTACCTCCTCGGCTCGTGAATGGTCGTCTTCGTCCACCTTCAGCTTCAAATTCGTGCCGGAATGTTGCTCGATGATATCGTCCACCGGTCCGGTGATAATGCGCCGCCCCTGGGTAACGATCGTCATCGTGTCGGCCAACTGCTGAACCTCGCTGAGCAGGTGTGAAGAGACGATGACCGTCACGCCCTTGTCGTGTGCCAAGTGCTGCAAGAGTTCCCGCATTTGATGGATACCGGCCGGATCGAGACCGTTGGCGGGCTCGTCCAGAATCAACAGGTCGGGGCGCTTCAGCAGTGCCTGCGCGACTGCCAGGCGTTGGCGCATACCAAGCGAATACCCTTTGATCTTTCGGTCCGCTTGGTCGGGCAGGCCAACGGTGTGCAGTACTTCGTCGACCCGCTCTTGGGGGAGGCCCGCGCTCTTGGCCAAGAGGCTCAACGTGGTTCGGCCCGTGAATTGCGGAAAGAACTGGGGAGACTCCACAACGGCGCCGACGCGGTGGATGACGGACGGCAGTTTCTCGGGAACCGATTCTCCGAACAGTCGCATCG
It encodes the following:
- a CDS encoding ROK family transcriptional regulator, which translates into the protein MADKRTPGVPKLLRVLNDQAAMKLLMEKGPQTRAQLAEHTNMSKVTASQIVERLQRRGLVEIVGTKSGGRGPNAALYAPVASYTYVVGVDAGPHSARAACADFAGRIVGEAHAEVGGSSEPVSVVRGVVHEAVANANTDLSKVSRIVLGTPGVIDPESGEIGFSWDLPAWHRGLLTALNQEFKPEVSIENDVNLATIAEQRYGVAAGASDFLYTWYGQGIGLGVILNNELYRGRTGAAGEMGFLPVPGGEVPSSGVVTRLSQGSYQRVLGGEAIASLADDHGYDTTDPAEICQRALSDGDNGSALLDELARRIAYGVAASCIVLDPAVVVLGGPIGYAGGLELAERVAAQTAQIAPVNPNVVAGTVSEDTVLRGAIRAGLDVVGNQLFES
- a CDS encoding ABC transporter permease subunit; the protein is MNLFLAELRRITHRRLTWVFMILALGIVLLVSGLTALTSQAEPTASQRAEAERMWENDQQRIEECEENPPTEQTDPHSGEAVQEPCEHMGYSDDKEDYYDLVISTFNFSENAPGYILPLTVIAGLLMLILASSLIGAEWRSGGISNLLLWHPNRMQVFYSKLAAALTVTVVALTAFIAVVFLALYAAAALQGEIGTLDGEWWSDLLAGTVRAVVLGLFMTMFGTTITYLGRHTAIAGGIVAALLILNTMLVGFAALALQVKYPELWSVTIWTQAWLDGEVTLQHWPDTGPFEPGPVKAEEMTLTYGSVGIGMLIVTGVLLAISSFSFSKRDIS
- a CDS encoding ABC transporter permease subunit, which translates into the protein MNLFLAELRRITHRRLTWIFMAIALGIVLLASGMTALTSHTEPTPSQLANAEEVWAADQERVAECQESPPPANDDPDFTCEDRAYSQSKEDYYDMFTSTFVFSDEAPYFILRLTVVGGLLMLILGSSLIGAEWRSGGMSNLLLWHPTRMKVLWSKLTASLIACTVALSALIVIVFLAYYVAAAVRGDVGTLDGEWWAAFLPKAGRAVVLSMFMALFGITITYLGRHTAIAGGVVAATLILNMLMVGFARLALELKYPQMWSLNTWVNAWFDGELTLTHFPESADVVTEPETMTLTYGTVGIAMLVTTVVLLALSSWTFRKRDIA
- a CDS encoding ABC transporter ATP-binding protein, whose amino-acid sequence is MTAVVEISGLRKTYRSVLKGTHHALDGLDLTVNQGEVHGFLGPNGCGKTTTLRALMGLISVNGGSMRLFGESVPEKLPSVIHRVGAVVESPQFFPQFTGRTTLSLLAKSAGLPQERVDEVLHTVGLPDQADRKIKGYSLGMRQRLAVAQALLKRPDLLILDEPANGLDPAGIHQMRELLQHLAHDKGVTVIVSSHLLSEVQQLADTMTIVTQGRRIITGPVDDIIEQHSGTNLKLKVDEDDHSRAEEVLQSLEGASVSRNGDDYFRVSGINDPSEVTRHLADGGVYLTHLSSESKNLEAVFLELTGTAPQNGEAVPVGQSIHDGGDVAHEETPASREVAQ